The Streptomyces sp. NBC_01439 genome contains the following window.
CACCGACGCAGAACCGCCCGCACAAGACCCCCGGGCCACCGCACCCGACCCGGCAGGCGTCACCTACCCCCTCGACTGCAAGGGCGCCCCGCAGACCGTCACCACCAGCGCCCAGGGCGACCTCGACGGCGACCGCCGCCCCGAAACCGTGGCCGCCGTCCGCTGCGAAGCCGGCTCCGGCACCCCGCCCCACGCGATCTACGTACTCACCCAGGACCCGGCCCAAGGCACCCGCCCCCGCGTCGTCGCCACCCTGCTCGACACCGCGAAACGACAGACCGCCACCGAGCTCACCGTGCGCGACGGACTCGTCACGGCAACCCTCGTCGGCTACTCCTCACCCGACGTACCCCGCTACAGCCCCGACACGAAACAGCTCGCCAAGTGGCGCTGGAGCGACGGAAAATTCCGCCAGGAGCTGACGGACTCGGCCGCCAGGAGTGTTTGAAGCGTCACTCCGCGTCGGGGCCGAAGACTTCCACCCTGTCCGAAACGCGCCTTACGTGAATGCAGTCCCCCGGACATTCCTTCGCCGAATCGACCACGTCCTGGAGCAGCACCAGCGGAACCGGAGTGGTCGCCCCCACATCCTGCAGCAGCTCGTCCTCCGGGCTCTTCACGTACGCCAGACCATCGATGTCCAGCTCGAACACCTCAGGCGCGTACTGCACGCAGATGCCGTCCCCGGTGCACAGGTCCTGATCGATCCAGACCTCGAGCGGCTCGCCGGCCTCGCCGCCGCCGC
Protein-coding sequences here:
- a CDS encoding ferredoxin, with the protein product MTVQQEAPTGGGGEAGEPLEVWIDQDLCTGDGICVQYAPEVFELDIDGLAYVKSPEDELLQDVGATTPVPLVLLQDVVDSAKECPGDCIHVRRVSDRVEVFGPDAE